One Thermodesulfobacteriota bacterium DNA segment encodes these proteins:
- a CDS encoding metallophosphoesterase family protein has product MKILIMSDIHANWYATEAVLARESYDALIFLGDVVDFGPDPRKCIDFLMESARMRFWGVRGEHDHAMAFGIGASPGGEMERISNVSREWSEGLLSSGEVGFLRRLPLEERISLDGMDFELAHRPDPETLPILERGEETTDPVSCRKFILVGHSHKPYIRSFGDTAVLNPGSVGQPRDNDPRASYAVIEDGEASIRRVKYDIEKTVKGLERSRMPYEVKGRLISMLLSGAAAG; this is encoded by the coding sequence ATGAAGATACTCATAATGTCGGATATACACGCAAATTGGTACGCCACCGAGGCCGTATTGGCACGGGAGAGCTACGACGCCCTTATTTTCCTGGGGGATGTGGTGGATTTCGGCCCGGACCCGCGAAAGTGCATCGACTTCCTCATGGAGTCGGCAAGGATGCGCTTCTGGGGGGTGAGGGGCGAGCACGACCACGCCATGGCCTTCGGGATAGGCGCTTCTCCCGGCGGCGAGATGGAAAGGATATCGAACGTATCCCGTGAATGGAGCGAGGGTCTGCTTTCGAGCGGAGAGGTAGGATTCCTGAGAAGGCTTCCTCTCGAAGAGAGGATATCCCTGGACGGAATGGACTTCGAGCTTGCCCACAGGCCCGACCCCGAGACCCTTCCGATCCTCGAGCGCGGGGAGGAAACAACAGACCCCGTCTCCTGCCGGAAGTTCATACTCGTCGGCCATTCCCACAAACCTTATATAAGGAGCTTCGGCGACACTGCGGTCCTGAACCCGGGCTCGGTAGGTCAGCCGAGGGATAACGACCCCCGCGCATCTTACGCGGTGATCGAGGACGGCGAGGCCTCGATAAGGCGGGTGAAGTACGATATAGAGAAAACCGTCAAGGGCCTCGAAAGAAGCAGGATGCCCTACGAAGTAAAGGGCAGGCTTATATCGATGCTGCTCTCGGGCGCGGCTGCCGGCTAG